In Styela clava chromosome 6, kaStyClav1.hap1.2, whole genome shotgun sequence, the genomic window TTTACTCAGGACTTTTTTATCGACAGCATTTGGTGAGAAAATagaatttgttgtttttcagaCACGAAAAGCATCTGAATTCTTAACGTTTAACAACTCTTGTATAAGTAAGAAGATCCGATCGCTTATTCACAAGAGAAATAATAGTTTAAATTGTTAATCGTTATAATAATAGTTTTGAAAAGCGAGAGTCTCTTTTAGGACTGGTAAAGTGACATATACAATAAAACTGATCATAACTCATTGAGAACTGACTTGATATTTTAAGATCACACTTAATCTTTTTGAACAAACATTCCATTATAAGAAGCTTTCATAGTTCAAATCAGACATGTTGACTGGTTGAAATATTTTAGGTACGACAGGCATCCATTGTATTCAACTCTTAATAAGAACGATGTTTTAAATCTGTCTCGTTCACTTCTAACAAAACAGAGATTCAAAGATGAACCTGCTATAGAAGAGTGAGTACGAACTTCTATGATATACTCAGATCTTGTCATAATATTGTTACAAAAATCACTGCTGTAgatgaatattatttaaaaaaaaaatgaattttagttTAATGTTTATTATGATCAAGTTTTTTAGGCAAATATTTTCTACTAATTTTCACGTTTTCCCTTTGAACAAAGCTTTTTTCGAAAACCAATTTAAAAATCTGGAGACTCGATTAAAAAAACATACGTTCAAGCTGCACAATTTCTCACTAGATAAGATCATGAATTTATACAATCCTATAGATTGGTTGACTGGCGGTTAAACATGTGCTGTAACAATATTGTTtgcgtaaaaaaaattttttttttattatttagaaaACTTGGAACATGGTCCTTGCTAGAATCTCTAATCAGCAATTTAAATTCGACATACAAGGTTGAACGTAGGTTTGGATATTACTCCACTCATGGGGTTTGCCTTCCCACTTTGTTCCCAAACCCTGATACTGACACTGCTTGGTTGTATTCACTGTTTATCCTAATTGTAAATTTCGTGGCATTCTTTGTCATTTTCATCGGATATGTCAAAATATACaggtatttttgtattatttatctACTGAAAACTATATCAAAGATAAAAGAAgctaattttattcagatatgGATAATTttggataatatatatttcacaaataaATCCATCATTAGAATAAATCAATTCTAAAGTCAATTTTTTAGCGACATCTCAGAAGGGAAGGAATAAACATATATCATTGTCACATTTATTTGAAACACTCCCATGAACTGTAGTGTATGTTTGCAGATGCTTTTTCTATAATTCGGGCAAACTATTTATTATTGGTTGGTAATTCTTCTCTTTTCTGTCATGAAAAACCTTGCAAGAGATGAATGTATTGAattggtatattttattaataatatttcaggAAAACACAAGAAGAGAATGCTGCTGTCAGTGACAAAATAAAGGCAGAAAGAggaataaaaatgcaaaaaaaaatctctCGAATTATTCTCACTGATTTTCTCTGCTGGATGCCTGTCTGCATAATGGGCTTTTTACAAGTTTTCGGTGAGACGAACTTTTACAACTGTATGTAAAAACACCGTCtttatgaattttatattgaatgaatttttaattttaattttttaaatgcgGGATTGATCTGTTATATTAGAATATCTTTCTCTTTTTGACGGAATCAACATACCATAGGGTCTATGCTTTGTCTTTCTCTCTATCCAGGTATCAGCATACCATATGATGCATACGTTCCAGTAGGTTTGATTATTATTCCGATCAACAGCGGCCTCAATCCTTTCTTATATTCTGATGTCCCTGATTATGCGTGGAAGAAACTAAGCCCCGCCAGATCTTGGATTTACAAAAATACCGTGGGACGTTTAGTTCGTGGTAAGTTTTGTAACCTCAATTCATTTATTTGGTTGATGTATTTGGAGACTGTACAAGTGGTGATGGATATGGATCAAATCATCAGATACAGGCAATGTGGCACATCGTTCTGAACGATAAGAATACGCTTGCTACAAAACAGcttgtttgaaaataattatgacGAGAGGAATGCTAAAATCCCCGCCGTCGTAGGATTGTTCACGTATCTGCTGGTTGGTTACGTCTTCCCCCAATCATCATGTCTACGCATCTGGAAACGAAACTGGCTAACGAATCCCATATCCGATTTGGACTGATTACCTGACAAGATTATGATTAAGATATCTTATCAGCATTCCTATCCTTCGGGATAAAAAAGCCAACTCTATCTTGTGAACACGCATCGACCTTTAGTTCATGAACCCTGCAAAACAACCTCAAATCAATCATTGTTCCGGCATGTAGTACAACTTATGAGTTTTTTCGCCATTATTGTAATTTCATTTCTCTTGTGCGGTAATATTGCTGAAGGAAGTGTGCTAGAGGGGTGTCAaacttgcggcccgcgggccgcatgcggccccagagagcttccaatgcggccctcgaacgcttaacaataattgtagtattttgtacgtttttttattatctaaatgtaatacatttttctaaccttttaaagtgaaattgattagtcacacagaaaacgacaatttactgaaagtagttttggaaaattgaaattttcttgttttcaatttgacccaattatggatacacctcaagctagaaaaagaatacttgaaaaaaagcttcaggattaaaataaaatccaaaGTACATGGAGAAGATGGcattttttaagaaaaatgggagttgcaatatttctgcatttctcaaaatttcatatatatatattattgttttcttATGCTTATCGAAACtttgttccaaaattttatgaatagttgtacataaaaatttatgattttttgtaataaatactgtaaattaaaataatagtaaaatgcaaaattaatatgtaaatggcatttgaaatttaaaaaaatgataaaacttcATTCGGTATGTCACGAACTACACCTATCTGAAAATATGCTTCaaatatacattatcaaaatatatcaaaaactgtttgcggccctttgcacaactcccaaaatgcaatgcggccctcggAAACcaacgagtttgacacccctgtgCTAGACTCTTTGTTGCATCAATGTGTCAAATAGAAGGATGCGAATGAAATCAATGAAAATGACTCAATTTTTCTTTTCGAAGATGCTACGAAACCAAGTAGGAATAGAAGAGATGTTCAGAGGAGTTCATGTCAACAGATGGAAAATTTAACAAGGCCATTACAAAGAGTCGTAGGTACTTAAGCGCATATTCATCTTTCTCTATTCActccaaaaatatttcaacaagtTTCTCTGATTCACTATCCAATGACTGCATTAGGCCACATCGACATGGAATCAAAACcgcttgaaaatataatttatagcTTTACACTCATTGTTTGCAAAATGTTGCGCCCATCGCTTATCCACACCGAAGCCACGCAATGAATTAataatatgaatttatttttatttttagaaattcaaACCCCAATTCAACGCGAAACCAGTGTTTAAaagaaacaacaacaaaatttatgttttttccGTCAGATTACATGTCACAGATTAtcgattttattgttttctgGCAGATATTGTTCTGTTATTGTATAGAGCTTTTTGCATTCCTCGAACTTTTTTCCTGATTCTAACTTTAAGTTAGAGCATATATGCAAAATTATAAAGTTCTACGGATTGAATCAAATGTAATACATAGATAAAATTGGAAGACTTTGTCCTCGGATCACTGCTCGTTGCTTGGAAAAAAGAATTGATGATTTTGTCAGGTTAAATGAAATAACATATGAAAATTGCTGGATGTTGTTGTGCAAATCATGGTAATATCACTGTATAATCATGACTTTGTGAAACTTATTTGTTATGTTCACATCGTAATTAACTGGTGGTTCACTTCACTTAGCTTATCGTATCatcattataataaaattagggacaatatatttttgtagaTGTGTGAATCTGTATCCCTCTGTTtcattataacaaaaaaataaaaaccattAAAAATTTTGTAGATGTGTTTATCTGTATCCCTATGTGTcattataacaaaaaataaaaactaataaaaacttTGTAGATGTGTGTATCTGTATCCATATGTGTCAttataacaaaaaattgaaaaaacagcaaaaatttTGTAGATGTGACTGAACGCTGAAGGTACTTTTTTAACAATGCTACTAATTCAAGAGTTAGATTATATTTCTGTGTAGAATCACGAACGACACCATCGGTATATACtaccatatatttatatatgtgaAACTACTTACCAAGTCACCCAAAATAGAAATAATGCAGATTGTACAATAGTCTGTTGGAATTTGAAAAACCGTTTCATGCACAGCAGTTTTGAAGGCtggattattttattaataaatcatACATACGATTTTGGCATATCATGCCATCAAAATAGATTCATACAAAACTATTTCCACTGCTTCGACTAAACAGTCACATAATTTCTACATGCCTTACCTGATAGCATATTGCCGATATTTTGTGTGCAAGAAATAAGAAGCTTATTTCGTTTGGATTCTCATTTGATTGTTTATTCATTACctattgttattaatataaaGTTATAAATtcgtattttaaaaaaatcataaaagctAAAAAGCACAATAATATTTTCTATCGGTGTATATTGTCATTAATAATCATGTTAGTGTTTCAAGAAGTTCCTATTGTGATTCATACATCTCCCAttctgattttta contains:
- the LOC120330619 gene encoding G-protein coupled receptor GRL101-like, whose protein sequence is MKNHTILQIYTLAICIKNATITKDYCKTDRQWRSGSTCSAIGTLLLIGSENSVFTLTIITGFRMKTVLWPFAKETSMKMIACLMAVSWIVSILLGVIPVFNFTQDFFIDSIWYDRHPLYSTLNKNDVLNLSRSLLTKQRFKDEPAIEEKLGTWSLLESLISNLNSTYKVERRFGYYSTHGVCLPTLFPNPDTDTAWLYSLFILIVNFVAFFVIFIGYVKIYRKTQEENAAVSDKIKAERGIKMQKKISRIILTDFLCWMPVCIMGFLQVFGISIPYDAYVPVGLIIIPINSGLNPFLYSDVPDYAWKKLSPARSWIYKNTVGRLVRDATKPSRNRRDVQRSSCQQMENLTRPLQRVVEIQTPIQRETSV